Proteins co-encoded in one Marmota flaviventris isolate mMarFla1 chromosome 9, mMarFla1.hap1, whole genome shotgun sequence genomic window:
- the Nkapd1 gene encoding uncharacterized protein NKAPD1 isoform X1: MSRVPLGKVLLRNVIRHTDAHNKIQEESDMWKIRELEKQMEDAYQGTKRKMLPSSSSRMRSDGFDEESQRDYWRPKNEIAGTLEDDFLKAKSWNKKLYDYEANMPDRWGHSGYKELYPEEFETDSSDQQDITNGKKTSPQVKSSTHESRKHKKSKKSHKKKQKKRSHKKQKKSKKEATDVTADSSSEFSEETGASSTRKRKQPHKRKKKSRKKSLKKSALFVGAESDTSQSDDSASSSSEESEERDNEKTKRKKREKNVHIPVVNNEIQERTNKRTNWKVATDERSAESSEDD; the protein is encoded by the exons attcAGGAGGAGTCAGATATGTGGAAAATAAGAGAACTAGAGAAACAGATGGAGGATGCTTACCAGGGGACGAAAAGGAAAATGTTACCCAGCAGTTCAAG TCGGATGCGTAGTGATGGTTTTGATGAAGAAAGTCAAAGAGACTACTGGAGGCCAAAGAATGAAATTGCTGGGACTCTGGAAGATGATTTTCTGAAAGCTAAATCCTGGAATAAGAAGCTATATGATTATGAAGCTAACATGCCAGACAG ATGGGGTCACAGTGGTTATAAAGAATTGTACCCTGAAGAGTTTGAAACAGACAG TAGTGATCAGCAAGATATTaccaatgggaaaaaaacatcTCCCCAGGTAAAATCATCTACTCATGAATCCCGCAAACATAAGAAGTCAAAGAAATCTcacaaaaagaagcagaaaaaaagatcacacaaaaaacagaagaaaagcaaGAAGGAAGCCACAGATGTAACAGCAGATTCCTCAAGCGAGTTCTCAGAAGAAACTGGGGCTTCTAGTACCCGGAAAAGAAAACAGCCACATAAGCGCAAGAAAAAATCTAGGAAAAAGTCTCTCAAAAAATCTGCTTTATTTGTAGGGGCAGAAAGTGACACTTCCCAGTCAGATGATTCAGCATCCAGCAGTTCTGAGGAGAGTGAGGAAAGAGACAATgagaaaaccaaaaggaaaaagagagagaaaaatgtccATATCCCCGTAGTTAACAATGAAATACAGGAGAGGACAAACAAACGCACAAATTGGAAAGTGGCTACAGATGAAAGGTCTGCGGAGAGCTCAGAGGATGACTAA
- the Nkapd1 gene encoding uncharacterized protein NKAPD1 isoform X2, which produces MSRVPLGKVLLRNVIRHTDAHNKIQEESDMWKIRELEKQMEDAYQGTKRKMLPSSSSRMRSDGFDEESQRDYWRPKNEIAGTLEDDFLKAKSWNKKLYDYEANMPDRWGHSGYKELYPEEFETDSDQQDITNGKKTSPQVKSSTHESRKHKKSKKSHKKKQKKRSHKKQKKSKKEATDVTADSSSEFSEETGASSTRKRKQPHKRKKKSRKKSLKKSALFVGAESDTSQSDDSASSSSEESEERDNEKTKRKKREKNVHIPVVNNEIQERTNKRTNWKVATDERSAESSEDD; this is translated from the exons attcAGGAGGAGTCAGATATGTGGAAAATAAGAGAACTAGAGAAACAGATGGAGGATGCTTACCAGGGGACGAAAAGGAAAATGTTACCCAGCAGTTCAAG TCGGATGCGTAGTGATGGTTTTGATGAAGAAAGTCAAAGAGACTACTGGAGGCCAAAGAATGAAATTGCTGGGACTCTGGAAGATGATTTTCTGAAAGCTAAATCCTGGAATAAGAAGCTATATGATTATGAAGCTAACATGCCAGACAG ATGGGGTCACAGTGGTTATAAAGAATTGTACCCTGAAGAGTTTGAAACAGACAG TGATCAGCAAGATATTaccaatgggaaaaaaacatcTCCCCAGGTAAAATCATCTACTCATGAATCCCGCAAACATAAGAAGTCAAAGAAATCTcacaaaaagaagcagaaaaaaagatcacacaaaaaacagaagaaaagcaaGAAGGAAGCCACAGATGTAACAGCAGATTCCTCAAGCGAGTTCTCAGAAGAAACTGGGGCTTCTAGTACCCGGAAAAGAAAACAGCCACATAAGCGCAAGAAAAAATCTAGGAAAAAGTCTCTCAAAAAATCTGCTTTATTTGTAGGGGCAGAAAGTGACACTTCCCAGTCAGATGATTCAGCATCCAGCAGTTCTGAGGAGAGTGAGGAAAGAGACAATgagaaaaccaaaaggaaaaagagagagaaaaatgtccATATCCCCGTAGTTAACAATGAAATACAGGAGAGGACAAACAAACGCACAAATTGGAAAGTGGCTACAGATGAAAGGTCTGCGGAGAGCTCAGAGGATGACTAA
- the Nkapd1 gene encoding uncharacterized protein NKAPD1 isoform X3 — translation MSSGIQMLTIRWEIQEESDMWKIRELEKQMEDAYQGTKRKMLPSSSSRMRSDGFDEESQRDYWRPKNEIAGTLEDDFLKAKSWNKKLYDYEANMPDRWGHSGYKELYPEEFETDSSDQQDITNGKKTSPQVKSSTHESRKHKKSKKSHKKKQKKRSHKKQKKSKKEATDVTADSSSEFSEETGASSTRKRKQPHKRKKKSRKKSLKKSALFVGAESDTSQSDDSASSSSEESEERDNEKTKRKKREKNVHIPVVNNEIQERTNKRTNWKVATDERSAESSEDD, via the exons attcAGGAGGAGTCAGATATGTGGAAAATAAGAGAACTAGAGAAACAGATGGAGGATGCTTACCAGGGGACGAAAAGGAAAATGTTACCCAGCAGTTCAAG TCGGATGCGTAGTGATGGTTTTGATGAAGAAAGTCAAAGAGACTACTGGAGGCCAAAGAATGAAATTGCTGGGACTCTGGAAGATGATTTTCTGAAAGCTAAATCCTGGAATAAGAAGCTATATGATTATGAAGCTAACATGCCAGACAG ATGGGGTCACAGTGGTTATAAAGAATTGTACCCTGAAGAGTTTGAAACAGACAG TAGTGATCAGCAAGATATTaccaatgggaaaaaaacatcTCCCCAGGTAAAATCATCTACTCATGAATCCCGCAAACATAAGAAGTCAAAGAAATCTcacaaaaagaagcagaaaaaaagatcacacaaaaaacagaagaaaagcaaGAAGGAAGCCACAGATGTAACAGCAGATTCCTCAAGCGAGTTCTCAGAAGAAACTGGGGCTTCTAGTACCCGGAAAAGAAAACAGCCACATAAGCGCAAGAAAAAATCTAGGAAAAAGTCTCTCAAAAAATCTGCTTTATTTGTAGGGGCAGAAAGTGACACTTCCCAGTCAGATGATTCAGCATCCAGCAGTTCTGAGGAGAGTGAGGAAAGAGACAATgagaaaaccaaaaggaaaaagagagagaaaaatgtccATATCCCCGTAGTTAACAATGAAATACAGGAGAGGACAAACAAACGCACAAATTGGAAAGTGGCTACAGATGAAAGGTCTGCGGAGAGCTCAGAGGATGACTAA